The Conexivisphaera calida genome includes a region encoding these proteins:
- a CDS encoding bifunctional heptose 7-phosphate kinase/heptose 1-phosphate adenyltransferase, with product MDPGPADVLGAVSNARIMVIGDSTIDRYSIGRVTRVSPEAPVPLVEVQRESYYLGGATNAALLLSDLGAKVDFVSVVGDDPEGEMVRWLLRERGVETGGVVASSEGGFATIVVHRVISRRYQLLMMDRAPSAKIGRRAKKRMLEHVRDTIDGVDAVLFSDHRTLLQEGVVVSMLELARGRRERGLRLIVNPKAENAWMYSGVDVIRINRDDASRATGITYVNETSVRNMGLNLASRTRCGSVLITWIEDGAHLIHSSGKHEDIAPTGLEPRNLAGVGDVMSAFLTAALVGGADVSTASRIAYYLGSVMASNGWERRHSAAELREMLSSEEFSKWFQRNT from the coding sequence ATGGATCCAGGTCCCGCCGACGTCCTGGGCGCGGTGAGCAACGCCCGGATAATGGTGATAGGCGACTCCACGATTGACCGGTACAGCATCGGCAGGGTCACCAGGGTATCGCCTGAGGCGCCGGTCCCGCTCGTCGAGGTCCAGAGGGAGAGCTATTACCTTGGAGGTGCCACGAACGCTGCACTCCTCCTGAGCGATCTGGGCGCCAAGGTCGATTTCGTCAGCGTTGTGGGGGACGATCCAGAGGGCGAAATGGTCAGGTGGCTCCTCAGGGAGAGGGGCGTGGAGACCGGTGGCGTCGTGGCCTCCTCTGAGGGCGGCTTCGCCACCATAGTCGTGCACCGCGTTATCTCGAGGCGCTACCAGCTCCTCATGATGGACAGGGCGCCCTCCGCGAAGATCGGCAGGAGAGCCAAGAAGAGGATGCTCGAGCACGTGAGGGATACGATCGATGGCGTCGACGCCGTGCTCTTCTCCGACCACAGGACGCTCCTCCAGGAGGGCGTCGTCGTGTCCATGCTCGAGCTCGCGAGGGGGAGGAGGGAGCGGGGCCTGAGATTGATCGTCAACCCGAAGGCTGAGAACGCATGGATGTACTCCGGCGTCGACGTCATAAGGATAAACAGGGACGATGCCTCGAGGGCTACCGGCATAACCTACGTGAACGAGACGAGCGTCAGGAACATGGGGCTCAACCTCGCTTCGAGGACCCGGTGCGGCTCCGTCCTGATCACGTGGATCGAGGACGGTGCGCATCTGATCCACTCGTCGGGGAAGCACGAGGACATCGCGCCGACAGGACTCGAGCCCAGGAACCTTGCGGGCGTTGGGGACGTTATGTCGGCGTTCCTGACGGCCGCGCTCGTCGGCGGCGCTGACGTCTCGACCGCCTCGAGAATTGCATACTACCTGGGGAGCGTCATGGCGAGCAACGGCTGGGAGAGGCGCCACAGCGCGGCGGAGCTCAGGGAGATGCTGTCCAGCGAGGAATTCTCTAAGTGGTTTCAACGGAACACCTGA
- a CDS encoding ribulose-phosphate 3-epimerase — translation MGSIRIHASLLGLGVTQLPEALRGAEAAGVDAIHFDISDGCFTENLTYGPWLPADLRGLSRLEFEAHLMVVHPGAYYGELSRSVSRVYFHAEAVEDPRREAAAIRDLGVSPGLALSPGTTVASISGHLDSVDSVLVMLVRPGRGGQTMDASLLDKVSELSAIRERKEMEFSIAVDGGVKPGNARLAASRGADVLISGTGIFAGDPSAAVEEFRRSVRIGGV, via the coding sequence ATGGGCAGCATTCGCATTCACGCGTCGCTGCTGGGGCTGGGGGTGACGCAGCTCCCCGAGGCCCTGAGGGGTGCCGAGGCGGCGGGTGTGGACGCGATCCACTTCGACATATCCGATGGGTGCTTCACCGAAAACCTGACCTACGGCCCCTGGCTCCCGGCCGACCTCCGCGGCCTTTCACGCCTCGAGTTCGAGGCGCACCTGATGGTGGTTCACCCTGGCGCATACTACGGGGAGCTGTCGCGCTCGGTCTCCCGGGTGTACTTCCACGCGGAGGCCGTCGAGGACCCCAGGAGGGAGGCCGCGGCCATCAGGGACCTTGGCGTGTCGCCAGGGCTGGCGCTCAGCCCTGGCACCACCGTGGCATCCATATCAGGACACCTGGATTCCGTTGACTCCGTGCTCGTCATGCTCGTGAGGCCGGGGCGCGGAGGGCAGACCATGGACGCGTCGCTCCTAGACAAGGTGTCCGAACTCTCCGCCATCAGGGAGAGGAAGGAGATGGAATTCTCGATAGCGGTGGATGGGGGCGTGAAGCCGGGGAACGCGCGGCTGGCGGCCTCCCGCGGCGCAGATGTGCTGATATCCGGCACCGGCATCTTCGCCGGCGACCCCTCCGCGGCCGTCGAGGAGTTCAGGAGATCCGTTCGGATTGGCGGCGTATGA
- a CDS encoding DUF2080 family transposase-associated protein, protein MRRVDVEGGKFVLSDDQVEIVYEEKVTRFGHGAKIGCPRKYLGRRVYVVVLRDDEHEEADG, encoded by the coding sequence ATGAGGAGGGTGGATGTGGAGGGCGGGAAGTTCGTGCTGAGCGATGACCAGGTGGAGATCGTCTACGAGGAGAAGGTAACGAGGTTCGGCCACGGGGCGAAGATAGGCTGCCCCAGGAAGTACCTCGGAAGGAGGGTGTACGTGGTGGTGTTGAGGGATGACGAGCACGAGGAAGCTGATGGATGA
- a CDS encoding transketolase, which produces MTLRSSEELRRIAREIGCGVVAATTAAGSGHPGGSLSIKEVLSVLLFRIMRHDPDNPTWPGRDRLVLSKGHAAPALYVALALAGYVKREELYGLRRLGGRLQGHPDHDPGIAIEASTGALGNGFAMAAGMALAAKMDGSRYRVFALLGDGELQEGIVWEAAMFAAHHRLDNLMAVVDRNGLQLDGAVEGILSVEPLAEKWRAFGWLVEEADGNDVESVSDAIEELLPRPGRPKVLIAHTEKGASSSVMRWNPEYHGKVLRREQCEEYLRENGCEGWRCG; this is translated from the coding sequence TTGACGCTGAGATCTTCTGAGGAGCTCAGGAGGATCGCCAGAGAGATAGGGTGCGGGGTCGTGGCGGCGACGACTGCCGCGGGCTCCGGACATCCGGGGGGCTCCCTCTCGATCAAGGAGGTGCTGTCGGTGCTCCTCTTCCGCATAATGAGGCATGACCCGGATAACCCCACCTGGCCCGGGAGGGACAGGCTGGTGCTCAGCAAGGGCCACGCGGCGCCGGCCCTCTACGTGGCGCTGGCGCTGGCGGGGTACGTGAAGAGGGAGGAGCTCTACGGGCTCAGGAGGCTGGGGGGCAGGCTCCAGGGTCATCCCGATCACGACCCGGGGATCGCGATAGAGGCCAGCACGGGCGCCCTGGGAAACGGCTTCGCGATGGCCGCCGGGATGGCGCTCGCCGCCAAGATGGATGGCTCCAGGTACAGGGTCTTCGCGCTTCTTGGGGACGGGGAGCTACAGGAGGGGATAGTGTGGGAGGCTGCGATGTTCGCGGCGCACCACCGCCTGGACAACTTGATGGCGGTGGTGGACAGGAACGGGCTCCAGCTGGACGGGGCGGTGGAAGGGATACTCTCCGTGGAGCCGCTAGCGGAGAAGTGGCGCGCGTTCGGCTGGCTGGTGGAGGAGGCGGACGGGAACGACGTGGAGTCGGTCAGCGACGCCATCGAGGAGCTCCTCCCTAGGCCCGGGAGGCCGAAGGTGCTCATAGCCCACACGGAGAAGGGGGCTAGCTCCTCCGTCATGCGCTGGAACCCGGAGTACCACGGGAAGGTGCTCCGGAGGGAGCAGTGCGAGGAGTACCTGAGGGAGAACGGGTGCGAGGGATGGAGGTGCGGGTGA
- a CDS encoding DUF2079 domain-containing protein gives MLPEYPLQSREQPLGGPAGATAGTVGGFSPSYAEIPVDIYTLILILLPLLFLPLLSRWSAFLLPYVALLALTSYSTFRYPAVFLFQYPALFLPFVYLGAIEGAALLSRGRQGQGARRATVIAVALFAVVALFAVAYQPYGPLNNQVPISYQLKTETAANMALYSEFSKMTSLIPRDDPYVLFQDNMPQLLPRPLPYVPSSVPFNQFPLLPSSVSTDLYYGRRPNGTQVPARIDYVVVDPYSPQFIVTYGSPPYNASMQYLFDKLYSTGDYGVLAEASGMMILARGYEVRRSTMFR, from the coding sequence GTGCTCCCCGAATATCCTCTTCAGAGCAGAGAACAGCCCCTCGGCGGCCCGGCCGGGGCCACCGCGGGCACCGTCGGTGGATTCAGCCCCTCCTACGCAGAGATACCAGTCGATATCTACACCTTGATACTGATACTACTGCCCCTCCTCTTCCTCCCCCTGCTCAGCAGGTGGTCCGCATTCCTGTTGCCGTACGTGGCCCTCCTAGCGCTCACAAGCTACTCCACGTTCAGATATCCCGCGGTATTCCTGTTCCAGTACCCAGCGCTCTTCTTGCCGTTCGTGTACCTGGGGGCCATAGAGGGAGCGGCGCTGCTGTCCAGGGGGCGCCAAGGGCAGGGCGCTAGGAGGGCGACGGTGATAGCGGTCGCGCTGTTCGCGGTGGTCGCGCTGTTCGCGGTCGCATATCAGCCGTACGGGCCGCTGAACAACCAGGTGCCCATTAGCTACCAGCTCAAGACCGAGACCGCGGCCAATATGGCGCTCTACAGCGAGTTCTCCAAGATGACAAGCCTGATACCGCGGGACGATCCGTACGTGTTGTTCCAGGACAACATGCCGCAACTGTTGCCCAGACCACTTCCCTACGTGCCATCTTCGGTTCCATTCAACCAGTTCCCGCTGTTGCCCAGCTCGGTGTCCACTGATCTATACTACGGAAGGCGCCCTAACGGCACTCAGGTACCCGCTAGGATAGACTACGTAGTCGTGGACCCCTATAGCCCCCAATTCATCGTCACTTATGGTTCTCCTCCATACAACGCCAGCATGCAGTACCTCTTTGACAAGCTCTACTCGACCGGTGACTACGGCGTCCTCGCGGAGGCATCCGGAATGATGATACTAGCGCGTGGATATGAAGTGCGCCGGAGTACTATGTTCCGATAG
- a CDS encoding transposase — translation MVPEIVLPSAEEIEVAADATGLKAGSASEYRYQMYGGTRRKFVKVTIVVDVRSRRLLSVEASVQGEGPSEPEVAASEVRRLQEEGKRMTKLYGDGAYDSDVVFEALSEVGAEAAIRIRGNARPDSPGRRGEEVRLRQALGYREWAELTSYGMRWIVEAFFSAVKRKFGERLRARSVVGLLAEAMQRFWAYGLMRSYALARTGVPM, via the coding sequence ATGGTGCCCGAGATAGTACTGCCCTCAGCGGAGGAGATAGAGGTCGCGGCCGACGCGACCGGATTGAAGGCGGGGAGCGCGAGCGAGTACAGGTACCAGATGTACGGCGGCACGAGGAGGAAGTTCGTGAAGGTGACCATAGTTGTGGACGTGAGGAGCAGGAGGCTGCTGTCCGTCGAGGCGAGCGTGCAGGGCGAGGGGCCCTCGGAGCCGGAGGTCGCAGCGTCCGAGGTCAGGAGGCTACAGGAGGAGGGGAAGAGGATGACCAAGCTCTACGGCGACGGCGCCTACGACTCGGACGTGGTGTTCGAGGCCCTCTCCGAGGTGGGGGCGGAGGCAGCCATCAGGATAAGGGGTAACGCGAGGCCGGACTCGCCGGGCAGGAGGGGGGAGGAGGTGAGGCTCCGCCAGGCCCTGGGCTACAGGGAGTGGGCCGAGCTAACCTCCTACGGGATGAGGTGGATAGTCGAGGCCTTCTTCTCGGCCGTGAAGCGCAAGTTCGGGGAGAGGCTGAGGGCGAGGAGCGTGGTGGGGCTCCTAGCGGAGGCTATGCAGCGCTTCTGGGCGTACGGCCTGATGAGGTCCTACGCCCTGGCCAGGACCGGAGTACCGATGTAG
- a CDS encoding sugar phosphate nucleotidyltransferase, which yields MPPASDLSGYVALILAGGYGKRLRPYTDSVPKPLLELREGYTILDKQLNDLRAAGVRRAVLLTGYLGELVERRYGREWNGMEIEYSREPRPLGTWGALRSAIESLSLRGPAIVTNGDVVTDVDLRTVVPRGDHLVAILAVPMRSPYGILELSGSEVVGFREKPVLPHYINGGVYGVRDLGELLEYGRDLEPPASLEDDLFPRLARAGLLGARVESDPEVLWRSVDSVKDLEELRSIYAERVDRPWGYEVTVARTDEYLHRRMYLREGSRVPAHVHRSRVETLHVERGRIRVEVDGGDPVDLGVGGRVTIPRGSRHSIAALRSSVVDEVAAPGAEDEVPAE from the coding sequence GTGCCTCCGGCATCAGATCTATCGGGGTACGTCGCGCTTATCCTGGCGGGGGGATATGGGAAGAGGCTGAGGCCCTACACGGACTCCGTCCCGAAGCCACTGCTGGAGCTCCGCGAGGGATACACGATACTGGACAAGCAATTGAATGACCTGAGGGCGGCGGGGGTGCGGAGGGCGGTCCTCCTCACAGGGTACCTGGGGGAGCTAGTTGAGAGGAGGTACGGGAGGGAGTGGAACGGGATGGAGATAGAGTACTCAAGGGAGCCACGTCCCCTGGGCACCTGGGGCGCGCTGAGGAGCGCGATAGAGTCGCTCTCGTTGAGGGGACCCGCGATAGTGACGAACGGCGACGTGGTAACGGACGTGGACCTGAGGACCGTCGTGCCCAGGGGGGATCACCTAGTGGCCATACTGGCGGTCCCCATGCGCTCCCCCTACGGGATACTTGAGCTGAGCGGCTCAGAGGTCGTGGGGTTCCGCGAGAAGCCCGTGCTCCCGCACTACATAAACGGGGGCGTGTACGGCGTCCGCGACCTCGGCGAGCTCCTGGAATACGGGAGGGACCTGGAGCCCCCCGCGTCGCTGGAGGACGACCTGTTCCCCAGGCTTGCCAGGGCCGGGCTGCTGGGTGCGCGCGTCGAGTCGGATCCGGAGGTCCTCTGGCGCTCTGTGGACTCGGTGAAGGACCTGGAGGAGCTCCGCTCCATCTACGCGGAGAGGGTGGACAGGCCGTGGGGATACGAGGTCACGGTGGCGCGTACCGACGAGTACCTGCACAGGAGGATGTACCTGAGGGAGGGCTCCAGGGTCCCGGCGCACGTCCACAGGTCGAGGGTGGAGACGCTCCACGTCGAGAGGGGGAGGATAAGGGTGGAGGTGGACGGAGGGGATCCGGTGGACCTGGGAGTCGGGGGGCGCGTGACCATACCGAGGGGGAGCCGCCACTCCATAGCGGCTCTGCGCAGCTCCGTGGTGGACGAGGTCGCCGCGCCCGGCGCCGAGGACGAGGTCCCGGCGGAGTAG
- a CDS encoding glycosyltransferase produces MKLAVIDARGALISYPVNAGGGAAAARNIVQRLPKYFEVSYYPGIGSVFYADDALQRDKLILELEMVRRNGLYVPDALLDFLHDSVSMSRKNAIARYIDLLTSHSERPDYYFDADYSSIISYIVDSRHPIGNYLAFSSYPDLLIMNETYALARRSGINAFALLQGLGDYPMLPGKIPLSYLRSAGLRSANAMYLARLGGVDMLRRIMVKYLRSNVFKGILAMSEGALKNLGLSECNKCRALKPAVAFDPKLLSYRKSPKSNYVIFYARLIPEKGVLELPQIFRHILDAMDMDLIVTSKFFDRSTELAFRSSLRRLNLEKRVKLTGWLPQESLYKTLASAKLLLYPSHSDSFSAVILNSLAVGTPVIAYDIPGPKSVYYGLPMIRFVKEFDKRAMAEEAIRILRMPERDYYDLVNDERVMPFLREHSSWELVVKNVAENLRELAEM; encoded by the coding sequence ATGAAGCTGGCGGTGATAGATGCACGCGGCGCGCTTATTTCCTACCCAGTAAACGCCGGAGGAGGAGCCGCCGCAGCAAGGAATATAGTTCAAAGACTTCCCAAGTATTTTGAGGTGAGTTATTACCCGGGCATTGGATCGGTGTTTTATGCTGATGACGCGCTTCAAAGAGATAAACTTATACTAGAATTGGAGATGGTGAGGAGAAACGGGCTATATGTTCCGGATGCGCTGCTAGATTTTCTGCATGATAGCGTTTCCATGAGCCGTAAGAATGCTATTGCACGTTACATAGATCTTTTGACGTCTCACTCGGAGCGTCCGGATTACTACTTCGATGCAGATTACTCATCAATTATATCTTATATCGTCGATTCTAGGCATCCAATCGGTAACTACTTAGCGTTCTCCTCCTATCCAGACCTGCTCATAATGAACGAGACCTATGCGCTGGCTAGGAGGAGCGGAATAAACGCCTTCGCGCTACTCCAAGGGCTCGGAGATTACCCCATGCTTCCTGGCAAAATACCATTGAGTTATCTGAGGAGTGCTGGACTTCGTAGTGCAAATGCTATGTATCTAGCGCGGCTGGGAGGAGTAGATATGCTTAGGCGTATCATGGTGAAGTATCTGAGGAGCAATGTATTCAAGGGTATCTTAGCGATGAGCGAAGGAGCACTGAAGAATCTCGGGCTTTCTGAATGCAATAAATGTAGAGCACTTAAACCAGCTGTGGCATTTGATCCAAAACTTCTGAGCTATCGTAAATCACCGAAGTCTAACTACGTAATATTCTACGCGAGACTCATTCCGGAGAAGGGGGTGTTAGAACTCCCCCAAATCTTCAGGCACATTTTGGATGCAATGGATATGGATTTGATAGTCACGAGTAAGTTCTTTGACCGTTCAACAGAATTGGCCTTTAGATCCAGTCTGAGGAGATTGAATTTAGAGAAGAGAGTAAAACTGACCGGCTGGCTTCCTCAGGAAAGTTTATATAAAACTCTAGCTAGCGCCAAACTGCTCCTTTACCCATCCCACTCTGATTCGTTCTCCGCGGTCATACTAAACAGCCTAGCCGTAGGCACCCCCGTTATAGCTTACGATATTCCCGGTCCCAAGAGCGTCTACTATGGTCTCCCGATGATCAGATTCGTGAAGGAGTTTGATAAAAGAGCTATGGCTGAAGAGGCGATCAGGATCTTACGTATGCCGGAGAGGGATTACTATGATTTAGTCAACGATGAGAGAGTGATGCCCTTCCTAAGAGAGCACTCCTCATGGGAGCTCGTAGTCAAGAATGTTGCAGAGAACCTCAGAGAGCTCGCTGAGATGTAG
- a CDS encoding oligosaccharide flippase family protein, translated as MERPTAEAVGRGAGYVAGANVITSLIAFAFYAAAARILGTRGMGEVTMLFLVIGLYGAVGLLGANSAAARFAAYHSGSGSAGRAASAIVRSMELATAGSLASFVALAAASPWLSAALGIPERLVLLGLAAGLASNAGSALSGALQGLAMFGDISVQSVIASALSRIPAIALAIPLGPVGVAVAWALGPAAGALYAALRLRGRLGSRARARNADPVSLREILIFSAPLYVLSIISFLQGWLGISFLYAVSRSLEVTGAYYIASASAGILGIIYGALSTALLPAMSFRFGEAGHRGVAEALRSAEGIVVYVTLTASLAAAAASRPLLDLFYGSAYAPYAPEFSVLAGAAVVGALGSLYGTSLQSMGMTREWLVAGAASVGVLFGSLAALAPTAGAIGVAIAAVMGSATSLAVSYAYVRRRAGHAIALHPRKVSFAASVGAVVAIAQALAGYAHLHTVGSVAVDAVALVAAFAVLSRAMDPLEPWERTALLGAIPAALRPLAGALVGPRARGRGRNAE; from the coding sequence TTGGAGAGGCCGACGGCCGAGGCGGTCGGGAGGGGAGCCGGCTACGTTGCCGGCGCGAACGTGATCACTTCCCTCATAGCGTTCGCCTTCTACGCGGCGGCCGCCAGGATCCTGGGGACCAGGGGGATGGGGGAGGTCACCATGCTCTTCCTCGTCATAGGGCTCTACGGGGCCGTGGGGCTCCTCGGCGCCAACTCGGCCGCCGCGAGGTTCGCCGCCTACCACTCGGGATCCGGCTCCGCCGGGAGGGCGGCGAGCGCCATCGTCAGGTCCATGGAGCTGGCTACCGCAGGATCCCTCGCCTCGTTCGTCGCGCTGGCGGCGGCCTCGCCCTGGCTGTCCGCCGCCCTCGGGATCCCGGAGAGACTGGTCCTCCTGGGGCTCGCGGCAGGGCTCGCCTCGAATGCGGGGAGCGCGCTCTCGGGGGCACTCCAGGGCCTCGCCATGTTCGGCGACATCTCCGTGCAGTCGGTCATAGCCTCGGCGCTCAGCAGGATCCCGGCTATAGCGCTCGCGATACCACTGGGCCCTGTCGGGGTCGCCGTGGCGTGGGCGCTCGGCCCGGCGGCTGGGGCCCTCTACGCGGCCCTGAGGCTCAGGGGGAGGCTGGGCTCCCGCGCGCGGGCGCGGAACGCGGACCCGGTGTCCCTCCGCGAGATCCTGATCTTCTCAGCGCCGCTCTACGTCCTCTCGATCATCTCGTTCCTCCAGGGATGGCTCGGGATCTCCTTCCTCTACGCCGTGAGCAGGAGCCTCGAGGTTACCGGGGCCTACTACATCGCCTCCGCATCCGCCGGCATCCTGGGTATAATCTACGGGGCGCTCTCGACCGCGCTCCTCCCGGCCATGAGCTTCCGCTTCGGCGAGGCAGGGCACAGGGGCGTGGCGGAGGCCCTGAGGTCTGCGGAGGGGATCGTGGTGTACGTCACCCTCACCGCGTCGCTCGCGGCCGCGGCCGCGTCCCGTCCCCTCCTGGACCTGTTCTACGGCTCCGCATACGCGCCCTACGCGCCTGAGTTCTCGGTGCTCGCGGGCGCCGCAGTGGTGGGCGCCCTGGGATCCCTGTACGGCACGTCCCTCCAGTCCATGGGTATGACGAGGGAGTGGCTGGTGGCCGGCGCGGCATCCGTGGGGGTACTCTTCGGTTCGCTGGCGGCGCTCGCGCCGACGGCTGGCGCCATCGGGGTGGCGATCGCGGCGGTCATGGGATCCGCGACCTCGCTGGCCGTGTCCTACGCATACGTGCGCCGCCGCGCTGGGCACGCGATAGCCCTCCACCCAAGGAAGGTGTCGTTCGCGGCCTCCGTGGGGGCAGTGGTGGCCATCGCCCAGGCGCTCGCTGGATACGCTCACCTGCACACGGTCGGGTCGGTCGCGGTGGACGCGGTCGCGCTCGTCGCGGCCTTCGCGGTCCTCTCGCGCGCGATGGACCCTCTGGAGCCCTGGGAGCGCACCGCCCTCCTCGGGGCGATCCCGGCCGCTCTGAGGCCTCTCGCGGGGGCGCTGGTCGGGCCCAGGGCGCGGGGGCGGGGGCGCAATGCCGAATAG